TCGCGCCCGAGCTCATCGACGAGGTGCACGGCAACCTGCtcatagtggatcagaccaaaTCCAGCAACGTCTGGTGAGCGCAGGGCCCAGGCGGGGCACATGCCCGGCTGCCAgcagtccctgccctcccccagcccccggctgtgTGCGAGTGACTCAGGTCCTGCCCTCAGCCAGCACGCGGGTGTGAGTCGGGCCTGTGTCCCTGCTCAGGATGTGTCAGTGCCTCGTGGTCTGGCAGGCGGCCCTGAGCccttggggtgtggggtgggggacagggcagggctgcCACTCCCACATGGACCCAGCAGGGGATGGGCCTCCGCTCCTGGAGAGCCTGTGCATGGCCTGAGCCCCTGGCAGGGTGGGCATCGGGGGCGGAGTGGCTGGGGAGGCTCCGAGGCCAGGGCTCCAGAGGAGGTCAGCACGGGTCATCTGACTGCCGCCACCTGCCCTTAAAATctgagagtccagggctggatCCCCAGCTGTGTGAACAGGCATAAGCCCAGTGGAGCGGGGCCTGTTCACACCAGGGTGGATCTGGCCTATGGACTCCCGTGGAACGGGGCCCATTCACACCAGGTGGGGAGCtggcctctctcctccacctccaggcgGCTCTGCCCATGTGTAACCCAGAGGCCTGAGCCTGCAGCTGTCTTGCCCAGGTCAGTAGGGCCGGGTGGGGCACGTCCctccctttcctttcctctctgctGTTGATTGTCCCCCCCCGCCGTGCTGCAACGACAcacagggcaggtcttcactacgggggagggggggggtcaatttaagatacgcaaattcagctacgtgaatagcgtagctgaattcgacctatcggagccgacttccCCCGCTgcgaggacggcggcaaaatcgacctccgcggctccccgtcgacggcgcttactcccacctccgctggtggagtaagagcgtcgattcggggatcaattgtcacgtctctcgatccccgagagatcgatttctacccgccgattcaggcgggcagtgtagacctagccacacTGGTCCCTGTCTCTGCAGGTCTCTGGGCGTGACGATCTGGGAGCTGTTTGAGCTGGGCAACCAGCCCTACTACCGCTACTCCGACCGGCAGGTGCTCACCTACGCCATCAAGGAGCAGCAGCTCAAATTGCCCAAGCCCCAGCTGAAGCTGTTGCTGTCTGAGCGCTGGTGAGGAGCATGCCGCGGGCACTGGGGTGGGGTTGCCAGGTGTTTCCGGAGGGTGGCAGATTTCCGCCTGCCTCAGGCCTCGGACCACTGCGTTAACAATGTGCTTGCCGAACGCTCTCCTATTTGTGCatcctcccttcctctcctccgGTTCCTCTCTCCTGGGCTGGCTCCGGGCAGGGGTGCGTTGAGGGGCCCGGTGCCATCTGCCGAGCGGGGGCAGTCCTGCTGAACAGTGAGTCAGAACGCGCATGGCGGCGCCATGTGCAGGCGAAAGGTGGGCGTGTGCCCATGCCCAGCCGCCCTCTCACCGGCTGGTGGAAGGTCGCCTTccggctggggctggcagggagacGGGGGCTGGGGAGCGTGCAAGCCACAGGCTCCTGCCGGAGCGGCTGCAGGCAGGTGGGGGCGCTGTGCAGGGACGGACTCCAGTGTCCTTCTGTGTCGCAGGTACGAGGTAATGCAGTTCTGCTGGCTGCAGCCCGAGCAGAGGCCGACGGCGGAAGAGGTGCACCTGCTTCTCTCCTACCTGTGTGCCAAGGGGGCGACGGAGGCAGAGGAGGAGTTTGAGAGGCGCTGGAACTCCATGAAGCCCAacagcagctccagcagcagccaccgCGGCACCGAGGTCTCCTCCTTCCCGCTGCTGGAGCAGTTCTCTGCCGAAGGCTTCCACTCGGATGGGGACGACGTCCTGACTGTCATGGAGACCAGCCAGGGCCTCAACTTCGAGTACAAATGGGAGCCCAGCAAGGCTGAGTGCTTCCAGGTACCCAcgggggccctgagccccagcagtgCCGCCCAGTACCAGGACTTGTACTATCCCACCGGCTCCACGGGGCGGCTGAGCCTCGGCGTCTCGccgtcctgctatgagtgcaagCAGCAGGGCTGCCCAAGCCTGCACGCGCCCAGCGTGGTGCCCATCCTGGGGGCCCACAGCCCCTCGCTCAGCAGTGAGTACTACATCCGCATCGAAGGGCCCTCGGAGGGTCGCACCGAGCTGGACTACGCCATGTGCTCCTACAGCCCCGACTGTGAGTACGGCTCCCCGGCTAAGGGGTCCCGCTGGCAAGCCAAGGGGGGCCAGGACAGTGGCACATACGACTCAGATAACAGCCCCACTGTCTCCCTGACCATGGAACCCCTGCTGGGCCACGCCACGCTCAGCGAGGGCTCTTGGGAGCATCCCGATTACTACCCCTACCAGTGCCACAGCAAGGAGCCTCCGtactaccaaccgtccccaggcgatGGCGCCGACCACTacctgctggaggaggagccctTGGAGGCCAGCAGCAAGGAGTGGCAGGTCCCCAGCTTCCAGAAGAACATCTTTGAGGACCCTCTGGGCATCTCCCCATCAGTGAACTGTGCCTACGGCCCCCCCAGCTATGAggagccccacccagcccccttgGCAGGGAGGCTGCTGGAGTGTGTGGGGCAGAAGGTGGCCATCAggcctcagggctccaggctggactGCATCACCTTGGAGCTGGGCGAGGAGAGCCCGTGCGGCAGCCCCCAGTGCGGGAGCAGAGAGGGCGCGAGCGGGCTGGTCCCGGAGGATGTGAGCACAGCGGTGCAGAGGCAGCACTGGACGTCCAACAGCTCGGccaacaacaacagcagcaactGCCCTCCTCCACCCTGCGAGCCCCCTGCCAACGACAGCTGGTGTTACCGCCACATGATCACCTTCCGGGGACTCATGGCCGAGCCCCTGGACTCCGTGCCACGCGACGAGGCCCAGCTCAGGGACGCCTTGCAGGCGAGGAGGAGCCCGTTGGTCAAAGACTTGCGGCTAGCGCTGCAGGACCAGCAGCCCCTCACTGAGAACCATAGCTTCTGCTTGGGTCCCGGGCAGCGCAGGACCCTGAGCAACAAAGAggactcttcctcttcctcctcctcttcctcctcctcctccccccactgggAGAGCCATGACTCATCCGCTTTCGACCTTTTGGAAGACACCGCGCTGGCAGGCGTTTCCAGTTCACGACGTGCCTCCGGTGCAGCACTCCCTACAGACTCCTCGGTCGGAGCTTCAGCCCAGATGTGCCTGGATGATCCCAGCACAGCATCAAGACAAGccgagagaggggaggggactcACCATGCCCAAATGCCACAGCCAAGGGGTATGGATCCACCAGGCCCTGTTGATATGGGACATGCCGAGGCAGGGGCAGCTTGCCAGCTATCTGAGAGCACCACCATGCCGGCTGAGGGGACAGCCCTCCCGCTAAGTCCTGGGGAGTGGGCTGTCCCGTATGCCCACACAGAGGGCCACCCTTGTGCAGACTGCACCCAGATCCCTTCAGAGGCCTCTGAGGTAGCTGGCCAAGTGCCCGGAGACATTGCAGTGGAGAGTGGGAAGAGCATCACAAGTGACCTGGACCGGACCCCAGACAAGACCTTCTCCAGCACCAGCTTCCCTGACATGGATGACTGCAGCGATGAAGATACCGCGGAGCTCACGTCTGGTGTCTTCACCGACTTCTCCGGAGACTACGTGGAACGAGTGGACGTGATCCCATCCTTCAAGTCTCTCCAGAAGCAGGTGGGGACGCCGGACTCCCTGGAATCCCTCGACATCCCATCTACAGCCAGCTCGTGCGAAGTCTTCAGCCCCACCAGCTACGTCCCCTccagccagcccaaggccctggACAGCGGCTATGACACCGAGAACTATGAGTCCCCGGAGTTTGTCCTAAAGGAGCCGCATGAGCCCAGGGAGCCAGAGACTTTCACCCACCTGGGGAAGTCGCCCGTAGGTCTGGCGGTGGGTGAAGGGGACGGCGTGGCCTCAGAGATGCACCTCTCCTCATCCTTCAGTGCTGAGCTTCACGGCCTGAGTGAGAAGAACCCGTACCGCGACTCAGCCTACTTCTCAGACTACGACACCGATGCCGAGAGGTACCTCAAGGAGGATGAAGACAGCGATGGGTCTGAAGCCCAGGACAGGGAGGCGGGGTGCTTGCCGCTGGATGCGCAAGACCTGGGAAGTGCCCCGAGCCAAAACAGTGATGGGGAGGAGCCGCCCCAGCCCCGCGACACCCCTGACAGCCCTCAGGGAGCTGCTTGCACCATGGGGACTGGAGCTTCTGGTGTAGGCTTCTCAATGGCAGGTGAAGTGGTGAGTCCTGGGGAAGGGAGCGCCCAGGCTGCCCACCCAGAgccggagctggagctggagctggaaggTGCCGCCAGGGCTGAGGAGACAGCTGCAGGCCACAGTCCAGACTCGGACGGCTCCAGAGATACGACCTGGGACGAGTGCTCTGCCATCCCCAGCATCCCAGCAGAGTCTGTGCCATCCAAGTCCTTCTTCCTGTCTCCCGTGGTAACGAGCCCGGAGGGCCCAGCCCTGTTGGTCCTGGCCAAAGCTGGTGGAGAAGAACTCCGGCAGGAAGGGCTCTCAGGCCTGCTGGGTGAGGCTGTAGCTCCTAGCTCCGAGCCTGAGGGGCCGGAGCACCCATTAGAGGAGCCAGGGGTGCGAGTGGCCCCAGAAGGGGAAGCGCAGGAGGGTCCTGGCAGGGCCCTGGCAGAAGAGCTGTCACTAGCTCAGGGCCGGCAGTTGTCCCTGGATCTCTCCCTGCGGCAGGCCCAGGCGGAGCTGCGGCCACCCGGCCCCGAGCGGCGGGAGGAGCccgaggacgaggaggaggacaCCGAGGACAGCGACGAGTCGGACGAGGAGCTGCGCTGCTACAACATCCAGGAGCAGAGTGAGGAGAGCGAGGACGAGCCAGCCGCTGTGCCCATCGTGGTGGCTGAGAGCCACAGCGCCAGGAACCTGCGCAGCCTACTCAAGATGCCCAACCTGCTGTCCCAGACCTTCTGCGaggacctggagcggaagaagaaGGCCGTGTCTTTCTACGACGACGTCACCGTCTACCTCTTTGACCAGGTGAGCAGCCCTGGGGCCTAGTCGCTGCCTTCCCGTGCTGTGAGCCCAGGAGGGCAGCAGACGGGCACCATCTGTCCCCAGCTTCCTCCACATCCCAGCCCAGTTGAGCTGGGGAGACTGGGGAGGCCTTTGTGACATGGGGCCTCCATCCATTTCCCAGTCAGTGGGTGCCAGGCCCCTGAGGGCACAGATTGGAGTAACTGGGATGGCCGTGTCATCACTGCCTGGCTCTCGGGCATGTGTCTTTATGGGGTGATTTTCCAAGGTGTCTTTTAATGTCCAGGAAAGTCCCACTCGGGAGCTCAGCGAACAGACGTTTCCAGAGGTCACGGCACCTTCGCTGCAGCCCGGGCAGAGCAACAGCACCAGCCCCACAAGCCCGGTGGACAGACTGAGCGCATCGGACGACTCCTCGGACGGCAATGCCTCTGAAGAGAGTGAGGGCTTGTGGTGGGCGGAGCGCCCGCAGCTGGGGAGGGACTCGGCTGTATAACTGCCAGTGGCGCTGGCCATGGGCACCTGTCCCACCACCTCCAGGCTGCCCCCTCCAGGCCTGATTCCCCTGGGCATAGCGGGCATCAGGTAGCACTAGCACAAGGCCCCAGAGAATCTGGAGGTGAATCCACATGGACTACAGTGGGCACTCTGTGCAAAGGTGGAGCTCGAATTGAGAGTCCACAGGCTGAGAGAGGGAGTGGGCACAGCGGTAATGATGAGCCCAGCCAaggggggggcaggctgaggggggcagTGGGCAGGCGCGGTAGCGATAGGCCTGGCCGAGGGCGGGacaggctggggggcgggggcaggcgcGGTAGCGGTAGGTCTGGccgagggggggggcaggctgagggggcggCGGGCGCGGTAGCGGTAGGCCCGGCCGagggggggcaggctgagggggcggCGGGCGCGGTAGCGGTAGGCAATGGGCCTGCTCCCTGATGTGTCACTGTGGTCGTTGTCTGCTCCAGGTGGTGGATTCGAGTGGGATGACGACTTTCCGCTCATGCCCGTGAAGTCATCGTTAATGTCCTCACTGACGGTGACGCCGGTGATGCCAGTCTCGGCCATCCCCAGCCTTCCCTCGCTGGTCCCAGTCCAGAAGCAGGTGCTGCCGATCCCGTTCTCCCGGTTCACCGTGTCTCCTGCGCCGGTGTCCAGGTTCTCCATCACACACGTCTCCGACGCGGACATGGAGTCCGTCGGAGGTGAGGGCTGGGGCTCGGTGCTCAGCCCAATAGGGAGCTGGGAGTGATGAGACTTGGCGCCATCTCTCTTTGAGCTGTTCTGGCTAGCATGCCGTGCGTGGCTGGGTCTGCCTGGAGCCCGGGACCCATCTGATTGCCCTGGGATCCATTATAGGAAGCAAAGTGGGGTGGTTTGGACCCAGAATGGGGGCCATGAACTCCTGAAGTTCACTCAAACTCTGATACTGGCAAGTCCCTCTCCCCTAGGGGGCCCCATACACCAGATCAGGCAGCTCATTGCCCGTAGACATACTGCAGGCTTAGGGAGGGAATACACAgaactaggagccaggactcctgggttctacagtcatctctgtcactgacttgctgagtgaccttgggtaagtcactgcaccccctgtgcctcggtttccccatgtgTGAGATGGGTGTGCCCACCGTGGTGCGTTGCTCAGTGAGCTGAAGTCTGAACTCACCAGTACTAAGTACTGTTAGTTCTTACTGTGTCTGGGGGGGCCCTTGTGCAGGCTGCCTGCTGCCCCGCTCTCCTgcttgtctacatgagctggTCAGCTGCGCTTGGGAGCTGTGACATCAGGGCCATGTCAGTGCCCCATACCACACAAAGGAGCTTCCCCTTGTTGGCTGGGAGTGGTGGACTTGGCCCCTCCGCGTTGTACTCAGTGTAGGCCGGCAGCCCTACCAGCTAGGGTGGGATGGGTCTGTCGAGGTGACATGTCCATTCCTGTGGGCTGGCTCCTAGAGTTCTGAGAACTCCGCCTGTTCTGTCTCTGTTCCAGGCAGCAGTGAAGACGGTGACAGAGAATGAACCTGCCCACATGGTTGCTTGGACGTCTCCTGGTGTCGGTGTCGGCCTCAGGGCCAAGGAGAGAGGTTGAAGGACGGGAGCCGGGCGCAGCACCCGGGCTTCTGGGACCTTGCTCTATTTTTCTAGGCAGATTTTATCGGAAGGATTTTGTTTGCTGCTAGCCGGAATCGCTCCCGGTGGCGCTGCAGCGAGGCGGTTGGTGATGACCGTGCGTGtgcgtgggtgggtgggtgggtgcgtgcgtgtataaatatacatatataaattatAGCATTTAAAGGGTAGCGCTGTGACCTTGCTAACATCACTGAGTCTCCACCTTGGCCATTTTGCGACCCAGCAGCTCACACCTCGTGGCTtcttgcccccctctcccccggcttTCTGAGAAGAGTCAGACTCACCTCTCGGACACACCTGTCACAGACTCACC
The window above is part of the Chrysemys picta bellii isolate R12L10 chromosome 12, ASM1138683v2, whole genome shotgun sequence genome. Proteins encoded here:
- the AATK gene encoding serine/threonine-protein kinase LMTK1 isoform X1, translating into MAAPRLALVMSPALLHPSSAFSSPLDPDGTPLSELSWSSSLAVVALSFSGLFTFIFLMLACLCCKKGDIGFKEFENAEGEDYVTEFSVQGSPATQNGPEVYILPLTEVSLPMAKQPGRSVQLLKSTDLGRHSLLYLKEIGHGWFGKVFLGEVNSGLSSTQVVVKELKVSASVQDQMQFLEEAQPYRALQHTNLLQCLAQCAEVTPYLLVMEFCPLGDLKGYLRSCQVADSMAPDPLTLQRMACEVACGILHLHRNHYVHSDLALRNCLLTADLTVKVGDYGLARCKYKDDYFVTADQLWVPLRWIAPELIDEVHGNLLIVDQTKSSNVWSLGVTIWELFELGNQPYYRYSDRQVLTYAIKEQQLKLPKPQLKLLLSERWYEVMQFCWLQPEQRPTAEEVHLLLSYLCAKGATEAEEEFERRWNSMKPNSSSSSSHRGTEVSSFPLLEQFSAEGFHSDGDDVLTVMETSQGLNFEYKWEPSKAECFQVPTGALSPSSAAQYQDLYYPTGSTGRLSLGVSPSCYECKQQGCPSLHAPSVVPILGAHSPSLSSEYYIRIEGPSEGRTELDYAMCSYSPDCEYGSPAKGSRWQAKGGQDSGTYDSDNSPTVSLTMEPLLGHATLSEGSWEHPDYYPYQCHSKEPPYYQPSPGDGADHYLLEEEPLEASSKEWQVPSFQKNIFEDPLGISPSVNCAYGPPSYEEPHPAPLAGRLLECVGQKVAIRPQGSRLDCITLELGEESPCGSPQCGSREGASGLVPEDVSTAVQRQHWTSNSSANNNSSNCPPPPCEPPANDSWCYRHMITFRGLMAEPLDSVPRDEAQLRDALQARRSPLVKDLRLALQDQQPLTENHSFCLGPGQRRTLSNKEDSSSSSSSSSSSSPHWESHDSSAFDLLEDTALAGVSSSRRASGAALPTDSSVGASAQMCLDDPSTASRQAERGEGTHHAQMPQPRGMDPPGPVDMGHAEAGAACQLSESTTMPAEGTALPLSPGEWAVPYAHTEGHPCADCTQIPSEASEVAGQVPGDIAVESGKSITSDLDRTPDKTFSSTSFPDMDDCSDEDTAELTSGVFTDFSGDYVERVDVIPSFKSLQKQVGTPDSLESLDIPSTASSCEVFSPTSYVPSSQPKALDSGYDTENYESPEFVLKEPHEPREPETFTHLGKSPVGLAVGEGDGVASEMHLSSSFSAELHGLSEKNPYRDSAYFSDYDTDAERYLKEDEDSDGSEAQDREAGCLPLDAQDLGSAPSQNSDGEEPPQPRDTPDSPQGAACTMGTGASGVGFSMAGEVVSPGEGSAQAAHPEPELELELEGAARAEETAAGHSPDSDGSRDTTWDECSAIPSIPAESVPSKSFFLSPVVTSPEGPALLVLAKAGGEELRQEGLSGLLGEAVAPSSEPEGPEHPLEEPGVRVAPEGEAQEGPGRALAEELSLAQGRQLSLDLSLRQAQAELRPPGPERREEPEDEEEDTEDSDESDEELRCYNIQEQSEESEDEPAAVPIVVAESHSARNLRSLLKMPNLLSQTFCEDLERKKKAVSFYDDVTVYLFDQESPTRELSEQTFPEVTAPSLQPGQSNSTSPTSPVDRLSASDDSSDGNASEESGGFEWDDDFPLMPVKSSLMSSLTVTPVMPVSAIPSLPSLVPVQKQVLPIPFSRFTVSPAPVSRFSITHVSDADMESVGGSSEDGDRE
- the AATK gene encoding serine/threonine-protein kinase LMTK1 isoform X2: MLACLCCKKGDIGFKEFENAEGEDYVTEFSVQGSPATQNGPEVYILPLTEVSLPMAKQPGRSVQLLKSTDLGRHSLLYLKEIGHGWFGKVFLGEVNSGLSSTQVVVKELKVSASVQDQMQFLEEAQPYRALQHTNLLQCLAQCAEVTPYLLVMEFCPLGDLKGYLRSCQVADSMAPDPLTLQRMACEVACGILHLHRNHYVHSDLALRNCLLTADLTVKVGDYGLARCKYKDDYFVTADQLWVPLRWIAPELIDEVHGNLLIVDQTKSSNVWSLGVTIWELFELGNQPYYRYSDRQVLTYAIKEQQLKLPKPQLKLLLSERWYEVMQFCWLQPEQRPTAEEVHLLLSYLCAKGATEAEEEFERRWNSMKPNSSSSSSHRGTEVSSFPLLEQFSAEGFHSDGDDVLTVMETSQGLNFEYKWEPSKAECFQVPTGALSPSSAAQYQDLYYPTGSTGRLSLGVSPSCYECKQQGCPSLHAPSVVPILGAHSPSLSSEYYIRIEGPSEGRTELDYAMCSYSPDCEYGSPAKGSRWQAKGGQDSGTYDSDNSPTVSLTMEPLLGHATLSEGSWEHPDYYPYQCHSKEPPYYQPSPGDGADHYLLEEEPLEASSKEWQVPSFQKNIFEDPLGISPSVNCAYGPPSYEEPHPAPLAGRLLECVGQKVAIRPQGSRLDCITLELGEESPCGSPQCGSREGASGLVPEDVSTAVQRQHWTSNSSANNNSSNCPPPPCEPPANDSWCYRHMITFRGLMAEPLDSVPRDEAQLRDALQARRSPLVKDLRLALQDQQPLTENHSFCLGPGQRRTLSNKEDSSSSSSSSSSSSPHWESHDSSAFDLLEDTALAGVSSSRRASGAALPTDSSVGASAQMCLDDPSTASRQAERGEGTHHAQMPQPRGMDPPGPVDMGHAEAGAACQLSESTTMPAEGTALPLSPGEWAVPYAHTEGHPCADCTQIPSEASEVAGQVPGDIAVESGKSITSDLDRTPDKTFSSTSFPDMDDCSDEDTAELTSGVFTDFSGDYVERVDVIPSFKSLQKQVGTPDSLESLDIPSTASSCEVFSPTSYVPSSQPKALDSGYDTENYESPEFVLKEPHEPREPETFTHLGKSPVGLAVGEGDGVASEMHLSSSFSAELHGLSEKNPYRDSAYFSDYDTDAERYLKEDEDSDGSEAQDREAGCLPLDAQDLGSAPSQNSDGEEPPQPRDTPDSPQGAACTMGTGASGVGFSMAGEVVSPGEGSAQAAHPEPELELELEGAARAEETAAGHSPDSDGSRDTTWDECSAIPSIPAESVPSKSFFLSPVVTSPEGPALLVLAKAGGEELRQEGLSGLLGEAVAPSSEPEGPEHPLEEPGVRVAPEGEAQEGPGRALAEELSLAQGRQLSLDLSLRQAQAELRPPGPERREEPEDEEEDTEDSDESDEELRCYNIQEQSEESEDEPAAVPIVVAESHSARNLRSLLKMPNLLSQTFCEDLERKKKAVSFYDDVTVYLFDQESPTRELSEQTFPEVTAPSLQPGQSNSTSPTSPVDRLSASDDSSDGNASEESGGFEWDDDFPLMPVKSSLMSSLTVTPVMPVSAIPSLPSLVPVQKQVLPIPFSRFTVSPAPVSRFSITHVSDADMESVGGSSEDGDRE
- the AATK gene encoding serine/threonine-protein kinase LMTK1 isoform X3 translates to MQFLEEAQPYRALQHTNLLQCLAQCAEVTPYLLVMEFCPLGDLKGYLRSCQVADSMAPDPLTLQRMACEVACGILHLHRNHYVHSDLALRNCLLTADLTVKVGDYGLARCKYKDDYFVTADQLWVPLRWIAPELIDEVHGNLLIVDQTKSSNVWSLGVTIWELFELGNQPYYRYSDRQVLTYAIKEQQLKLPKPQLKLLLSERWYEVMQFCWLQPEQRPTAEEVHLLLSYLCAKGATEAEEEFERRWNSMKPNSSSSSSHRGTEVSSFPLLEQFSAEGFHSDGDDVLTVMETSQGLNFEYKWEPSKAECFQVPTGALSPSSAAQYQDLYYPTGSTGRLSLGVSPSCYECKQQGCPSLHAPSVVPILGAHSPSLSSEYYIRIEGPSEGRTELDYAMCSYSPDCEYGSPAKGSRWQAKGGQDSGTYDSDNSPTVSLTMEPLLGHATLSEGSWEHPDYYPYQCHSKEPPYYQPSPGDGADHYLLEEEPLEASSKEWQVPSFQKNIFEDPLGISPSVNCAYGPPSYEEPHPAPLAGRLLECVGQKVAIRPQGSRLDCITLELGEESPCGSPQCGSREGASGLVPEDVSTAVQRQHWTSNSSANNNSSNCPPPPCEPPANDSWCYRHMITFRGLMAEPLDSVPRDEAQLRDALQARRSPLVKDLRLALQDQQPLTENHSFCLGPGQRRTLSNKEDSSSSSSSSSSSSPHWESHDSSAFDLLEDTALAGVSSSRRASGAALPTDSSVGASAQMCLDDPSTASRQAERGEGTHHAQMPQPRGMDPPGPVDMGHAEAGAACQLSESTTMPAEGTALPLSPGEWAVPYAHTEGHPCADCTQIPSEASEVAGQVPGDIAVESGKSITSDLDRTPDKTFSSTSFPDMDDCSDEDTAELTSGVFTDFSGDYVERVDVIPSFKSLQKQVGTPDSLESLDIPSTASSCEVFSPTSYVPSSQPKALDSGYDTENYESPEFVLKEPHEPREPETFTHLGKSPVGLAVGEGDGVASEMHLSSSFSAELHGLSEKNPYRDSAYFSDYDTDAERYLKEDEDSDGSEAQDREAGCLPLDAQDLGSAPSQNSDGEEPPQPRDTPDSPQGAACTMGTGASGVGFSMAGEVVSPGEGSAQAAHPEPELELELEGAARAEETAAGHSPDSDGSRDTTWDECSAIPSIPAESVPSKSFFLSPVVTSPEGPALLVLAKAGGEELRQEGLSGLLGEAVAPSSEPEGPEHPLEEPGVRVAPEGEAQEGPGRALAEELSLAQGRQLSLDLSLRQAQAELRPPGPERREEPEDEEEDTEDSDESDEELRCYNIQEQSEESEDEPAAVPIVVAESHSARNLRSLLKMPNLLSQTFCEDLERKKKAVSFYDDVTVYLFDQESPTRELSEQTFPEVTAPSLQPGQSNSTSPTSPVDRLSASDDSSDGNASEESGGFEWDDDFPLMPVKSSLMSSLTVTPVMPVSAIPSLPSLVPVQKQVLPIPFSRFTVSPAPVSRFSITHVSDADMESVGGSSEDGDRE